The proteins below come from a single Chryseobacterium bernardetii genomic window:
- a CDS encoding DUF6909 family protein, with translation MTNSRARETTEAIERLYISMRHLFYRGFFKPGGVSGESIRSLLKTINPEIYGTMNIPNKLELDGLMYVLDRLPEGIEECAFIHLTSDEGFDKGSFEPIVPKKRRRNCYRIDEHQMNIEVLLGRSEIYDILTHLTFLFIEADKIRNLAFIQDENWKPTRAFKIIEEVVKGEKKFSRKEKEVALIHLSSLIGRTFDETLRAYNTFGDDNNPDRLFKIIYNLGKVSLEDAKGTTEREIHFSAILKERVGHHYFGEKWANKVKDVLFENNLHTRPLHIISANMHSVKNMLYANDALKKKHHHEVDYKLYEEISNKKDLRDKVLKFAMDEGMIHIADKSGSNIDVQIIDLSKTNLKNTPFADAKFSGDDVVMVFDYAFGEQAFEVMDELLKPYEHKGEVYMMHVKSVSIMGKAGILTGEKGDIMIPTSHIFEGTADNYPFENALKLEDFKDDELKAFEGPMITVLGTSLQNKDILSYFMNTSWRAIGLEMEGAHYQKAIQVASKIRHHISPDLFVCYAYYASDNPLETGSTLSSGGLGLTGVKPTYLITLRILEKILKSGKKEVSAKK, from the coding sequence CAGGAGGTGTTTCAGGAGAAAGTATCAGAAGCTTGTTGAAAACCATCAATCCGGAAATTTATGGTACCATGAATATTCCGAACAAATTGGAACTTGATGGTTTAATGTATGTGTTAGATAGGCTTCCGGAAGGGATTGAGGAATGTGCTTTTATTCATCTTACATCTGATGAAGGGTTTGATAAAGGAAGTTTCGAACCTATTGTTCCGAAGAAAAGAAGAAGAAACTGTTATAGAATAGACGAACACCAGATGAATATAGAGGTTCTTTTGGGCCGTTCTGAAATTTATGACATTCTTACCCACCTTACATTTTTATTTATAGAGGCTGATAAAATCCGTAACCTGGCGTTCATTCAGGATGAAAACTGGAAGCCTACCCGTGCCTTCAAAATTATTGAAGAAGTAGTGAAAGGGGAAAAGAAATTCAGCAGAAAAGAAAAAGAAGTGGCATTAATCCACCTTTCTTCTTTAATAGGAAGGACTTTTGATGAAACATTAAGAGCTTACAATACTTTTGGGGATGATAATAACCCGGACCGTTTATTTAAAATCATCTACAATCTAGGGAAAGTAAGTCTTGAAGATGCAAAAGGAACTACAGAAAGAGAAATTCATTTCAGTGCGATATTAAAGGAAAGGGTAGGACATCACTATTTTGGTGAGAAATGGGCCAATAAAGTGAAAGATGTTTTATTTGAAAACAATCTTCATACCCGCCCGCTACATATCATTTCTGCAAACATGCACTCCGTAAAAAATATGCTGTATGCTAATGATGCCCTTAAAAAGAAACATCATCATGAGGTAGATTATAAACTGTATGAAGAGATTTCCAACAAAAAGGATCTTCGTGACAAGGTATTAAAATTTGCCATGGATGAAGGAATGATCCATATTGCTGATAAAAGCGGAAGTAATATCGATGTACAGATCATTGACCTCAGCAAAACAAACCTGAAGAATACTCCATTTGCCGATGCTAAGTTTTCAGGAGATGATGTGGTAATGGTATTTGACTATGCTTTCGGAGAGCAGGCTTTTGAAGTAATGGATGAATTGCTGAAGCCTTACGAACATAAAGGAGAAGTGTATATGATGCACGTAAAGTCTGTTTCCATTATGGGTAAAGCTGGTATTCTTACCGGGGAAAAGGGAGATATTATGATTCCGACTTCTCACATCTTTGAAGGAACCGCAGATAACTATCCATTTGAAAACGCGTTGAAGCTTGAGGATTTTAAAGATGATGAACTGAAAGCTTTTGAGGGACCAATGATTACTGTTTTAGGGACTTCTCTTCAGAATAAAGATATTCTTTCTTACTTTATGAACACGTCATGGAGAGCGATTGGTCTTGAAATGGAAGGCGCTCATTATCAGAAAGCGATTCAGGTAGCATCCAAGATCAGACATCACATTTCACCGGATCTGTTCGTTTGTTATGCATATTATGCTTCGGATAATCCGTTGGAAACGGGAAGTACCTTATCTTCAGGGGGATTAGGTCTTACAGGGGTAAAACCAACCTATCTGATTACTTTAAGAATCCTTGAAAAGATCTTAAAAAGCGGGAAGAAAGAAGTTTCTGCTAAAAAATAA
- a CDS encoding DinB family protein: MSSISQLVKRFREVMLDGLWIANTNFKDQLSDVTWEQAVTKIGSLNTIAMLTFHIDYYIAGIIPVFKGGNLEIKDQYSFDLPPIESKEQWNALLNKLWSDSEQFAELLEKIPDSKLDEVFVDERYGTYQRNIDGMIEHAYYHLGQITLIKKLLKAH, encoded by the coding sequence ATGAGTTCAATATCACAATTAGTTAAAAGATTCAGGGAAGTAATGCTTGATGGTCTTTGGATAGCCAATACGAACTTTAAAGATCAGCTTTCTGACGTCACCTGGGAACAGGCCGTCACAAAGATTGGCTCTTTAAACACCATTGCTATGCTTACTTTTCATATTGACTATTATATTGCCGGAATTATTCCTGTTTTTAAGGGGGGAAATCTGGAAATAAAAGATCAATACAGTTTTGACCTGCCACCTATAGAATCTAAGGAGCAATGGAATGCTTTATTGAATAAGCTGTGGTCAGATTCTGAACAGTTTGCAGAATTATTGGAAAAGATACCGGATTCAAAGCTCGATGAGGTATTTGTGGATGAAAGGTATGGAACCTATCAAAGAAATATTGATGGGATGATTGAGCATGCCTATTATCATTTAGGGCAAATCACTTTGATTAAGAAATTATTGAAAGCCCATTAA
- a CDS encoding M1 family metallopeptidase: MRKSAAIIFAFIISQFQAQQGAYYQQAAKYRMDIDVNAEKFTYQGKQTLEYTNNSPDELNVVYFHLYWNAFKPNSMMDQRVTSQGKNGDGRLQKDGISRLASIPKDQEGAQNIHWIKQNGKDLKFEVQETIMKVYLAEPIKPNSTTTFTMDWDAVIPQQIRRSGRNNREGVDMTMTQWYPKIAEYDYDGWATFDYLGREFHAPFSDFDVTIKINKDYVVGAGGILENPTEVKGYDAAAKIKTEKDKKATWKWSAKNILDFAWSADRDYSVESFNVPEGPKVYLVYQKNDKTKVWEEAQPYITKYFQIMNSHFGKYVYPTYAFIQGGDGGMEYGMCTMILGEAKDIKGLMGLMAHEGAHSWYQQMLATNESVRPWMDEGFTSYAEGYTMYQLFPEELPNPFANTLNAYRNFVKKGIEEPAVWLGDHHDNGTSYTYASYVKGELYLVQLGYIMGEQNLAETLKQYYDQWSMKHPSDRDFLHIAQKVSGMDLKWFHNYWINTTKTIDYGVKDIKYDAKSTTVTLINNGQVPMPIDFSIMTTDKKIVTYQIPMNMTHTWKEKDAYGEFKTMPYWPWTQKEYTITIPYTKSQLSVLGIDFSQRLADVNMADNIVEVK, translated from the coding sequence ATGAGAAAATCGGCTGCAATCATTTTTGCGTTTATCATTTCACAATTTCAGGCTCAGCAAGGAGCTTATTATCAGCAGGCTGCGAAGTACAGGATGGATATAGATGTCAATGCTGAAAAATTTACCTATCAGGGAAAACAAACTTTAGAATACACCAACAATTCGCCGGATGAGCTGAATGTGGTTTATTTTCATTTATACTGGAATGCTTTCAAACCTAATTCTATGATGGATCAGAGAGTAACTTCTCAGGGCAAAAATGGTGACGGAAGACTGCAGAAAGATGGTATCTCAAGATTGGCTTCCATTCCAAAAGATCAGGAAGGCGCTCAGAATATTCACTGGATTAAACAAAATGGTAAGGATCTGAAGTTTGAAGTTCAGGAAACGATTATGAAAGTATATCTGGCAGAACCTATCAAGCCCAATTCAACCACAACTTTCACGATGGATTGGGATGCCGTGATTCCTCAACAGATCAGAAGAAGCGGAAGAAACAACAGAGAAGGGGTGGATATGACGATGACTCAATGGTATCCTAAAATTGCTGAGTATGATTATGATGGCTGGGCAACTTTTGATTACCTGGGAAGAGAGTTCCATGCACCATTCTCAGATTTTGATGTGACTATTAAAATCAATAAAGACTATGTAGTAGGAGCTGGAGGAATTCTAGAAAATCCAACAGAGGTAAAAGGATATGATGCTGCTGCCAAGATTAAGACAGAGAAAGATAAAAAAGCAACCTGGAAATGGTCTGCAAAAAATATTCTTGATTTTGCATGGAGTGCAGACAGGGATTATTCTGTAGAAAGTTTTAATGTTCCGGAAGGACCAAAAGTATATTTAGTGTATCAGAAAAATGATAAAACTAAAGTTTGGGAGGAAGCTCAGCCGTATATTACCAAGTATTTCCAGATTATGAATTCCCACTTCGGGAAGTATGTGTACCCAACATATGCCTTTATTCAGGGAGGTGACGGAGGAATGGAGTACGGAATGTGTACCATGATCCTTGGGGAAGCCAAAGATATTAAGGGATTGATGGGATTAATGGCGCATGAAGGAGCCCACTCATGGTATCAGCAAATGCTTGCAACCAATGAATCTGTACGCCCATGGATGGATGAAGGATTTACGAGCTATGCAGAAGGATATACCATGTATCAGCTGTTTCCGGAAGAACTTCCTAATCCGTTTGCCAATACACTGAATGCATACAGAAACTTTGTTAAAAAAGGCATTGAAGAACCTGCTGTCTGGTTAGGAGATCACCATGATAACGGAACATCTTATACTTATGCTTCTTATGTAAAAGGAGAATTGTATCTGGTACAGTTAGGTTATATAATGGGTGAACAAAACCTTGCAGAAACTTTAAAACAATATTATGATCAATGGAGTATGAAACATCCGTCAGACAGGGACTTCCTTCATATTGCGCAAAAAGTTTCAGGAATGGATTTAAAATGGTTCCACAATTACTGGATCAATACCACCAAAACAATTGATTACGGAGTTAAGGATATAAAATATGATGCGAAATCTACAACTGTAACCCTTATCAATAACGGTCAGGTACCAATGCCGATTGATTTCAGCATAATGACTACGGATAAAAAGATTGTTACCTATCAGATCCCAATGAATATGACCCATACCTGGAAGGAAAAAGATGCTTATGGAGAATTCAAGACGATGCCTTACTGGCCTTGGACCCAAAAAGAATATACCATCACCATTCCATATACAAAATCTCAATTGTCTGTATTGGGAATAGATTTCAGCCAGAGACTTGCAGATGTGAATATGGCAGATAATATTGTAGAAGTAAAATAA
- a CDS encoding type III pantothenate kinase: MNSIVINIGNSNIRFGLFNGDNCDISWVINTKPYRTADELYVQMLMLYQTYKVEPKEIQKVIIGSVVPQLTKVMSSGIKKIHGITPVIVDRATPSGVQAKSKQMGTDIYANLVAAHNLYPNRKKIVIDFGTALTASCVAETGETLGVIIAPGIVTSLNSLISQTAQLPEIELKRPKSVLGLDTVTCMQSGMVYGFLGMVEGFIDRINDEVNDDCFVVATGGVSHVYKPLTEKIHVMDRLHTLKGLYFLGKDL, encoded by the coding sequence ATGAATTCAATTGTAATTAACATAGGGAACAGCAATATCAGATTCGGCCTTTTTAATGGTGATAATTGTGATATTTCATGGGTAATCAATACAAAACCTTACAGAACGGCAGATGAACTTTATGTACAGATGCTGATGCTTTATCAGACTTATAAAGTAGAACCTAAAGAAATACAGAAAGTAATTATTGGCTCTGTAGTACCTCAGCTTACGAAAGTAATGAGCTCCGGAATAAAAAAAATCCATGGCATTACTCCGGTAATTGTAGACCGTGCAACTCCATCAGGAGTGCAGGCAAAATCAAAGCAGATGGGAACAGATATTTATGCTAACCTTGTTGCTGCCCATAATCTTTATCCCAACAGGAAAAAGATCGTTATTGATTTCGGAACAGCGCTTACAGCAAGCTGTGTGGCGGAAACGGGTGAAACCTTAGGTGTAATTATTGCTCCTGGAATTGTTACTTCTTTAAACTCTTTAATCAGCCAAACTGCCCAGCTTCCTGAAATTGAATTGAAAAGACCAAAATCAGTACTTGGATTAGACACAGTAACCTGTATGCAGAGCGGAATGGTATATGGTTTCCTTGGAATGGTGGAAGGTTTCATTGATCGTATTAATGATGAGGTGAATGATGACTGCTTTGTTGTAGCTACAGGAGGTGTTTCCCATGTATATAAACCTTTAACGGAGAAAATTCACGTGATGGATAGGCTGCATACTTTGAAAGGACTTTACTTCCTTGGAAAAGATTTGTAA
- a CDS encoding GNAT family N-acetyltransferase: protein MKELKEFPVIETERLILSRLEEKDIPFIVEFLQHRIYSDLTSNIPYPYTENDAKFWLKMSKEAFDSKTGFTFGIRNKEEQLIGAIGLHDREDDKAELGYWIAIPYWNKGYVTEAARAVINFGFKDLEINKIYATHFLHNPASGKIMEKIGMEQEALLKQHVKKDGEYYDLAMYSIFKDSLE from the coding sequence ATGAAAGAGTTAAAAGAATTTCCGGTAATAGAAACAGAAAGATTGATTCTCTCCCGATTGGAAGAGAAAGATATTCCTTTTATTGTGGAATTTCTTCAGCATAGAATCTATTCGGATCTTACATCCAATATTCCTTATCCTTACACTGAAAATGATGCTAAGTTCTGGCTGAAAATGTCTAAAGAGGCCTTTGATAGCAAGACAGGCTTTACGTTTGGGATTCGAAACAAGGAAGAACAGCTTATTGGAGCTATCGGACTTCACGACAGAGAGGACGATAAGGCGGAATTAGGATATTGGATAGCAATTCCTTACTGGAACAAAGGGTATGTTACCGAAGCAGCCAGAGCTGTTATTAATTTTGGCTTTAAAGATCTGGAAATCAATAAAATTTATGCTACTCATTTCCTTCACAATCCTGCCTCCGGAAAAATTATGGAGAAAATAGGAATGGAACAGGAAGCGCTTTTGAAGCAGCATGTAAAAAAAGACGGGGAATATTATGACCTTGCCATGTATTCTATCTTTAAAGATTCATTGGAGTAA
- a CDS encoding nucleoside deaminase, which produces MFTDEYYMRMALQEAEAALEQDEVPIGCVVVSNNRVIARAHNLTETLNDVTAHAEMQAITSAANFLGGKYLKDCTLYVTMEPCVMCSGALSWSQISRVVIGARDEQRGFINKHLSLHPKTEVVTGIMENECSAIVKDFFKSKR; this is translated from the coding sequence ATGTTTACTGACGAATATTATATGAGAATGGCACTGCAGGAAGCAGAGGCAGCTTTAGAGCAGGATGAAGTACCTATTGGATGTGTGGTTGTCTCCAATAACCGTGTTATTGCCAGGGCACATAACCTTACAGAAACGTTAAATGACGTAACAGCCCACGCAGAAATGCAGGCGATAACCTCAGCAGCCAATTTCTTAGGAGGTAAATATTTAAAAGACTGTACACTGTATGTTACGATGGAACCATGTGTTATGTGCTCAGGTGCCCTTTCATGGTCACAGATTTCCAGAGTAGTCATTGGTGCCCGGGATGAACAGAGAGGCTTTATTAATAAGCACCTTTCATTGCACCCAAAAACAGAGGTTGTAACAGGCATTATGGAAAACGAATGTTCTGCTATTGTTAAAGACTTCTTTAAAAGCAAGAGGTAA
- a CDS encoding helix-turn-helix transcriptional regulator, translating into MKKDFYLTRYALIIKRLESSPATYSQLEDYLLNSFEFQDAGIKSYSIRTLQRDIREISDLFNLSIHNKKKGDNRYYIESRPIMEVDEYNQKLLESFQVSNALNLHPDFSDFIFFESRKPTGIEHFYDLFFAIRNKRVVTFEHYNYKNKLMTSRKVHPLALKESKDRWYLIAIDTKDKVLKSFGLDRINYLDVAKNQFREKYKYNFREHFKNAFGVMNLAEQKPQNIVLKCSRHQGEYIRSFPLHQSQKETKETPEEIYFEFFLHPTYDFMQEILSYGKEVTVLEPRCLVDDIRNHLQESLNRYLES; encoded by the coding sequence ATGAAGAAAGATTTTTATCTGACAAGATATGCCTTAATTATTAAAAGATTAGAAAGTTCCCCGGCTACCTATTCACAGCTGGAGGACTATCTTTTAAATTCTTTTGAATTCCAGGATGCAGGAATCAAAAGCTATTCTATCCGTACCTTGCAGAGGGATATCCGTGAGATTTCCGATCTTTTCAACCTTTCTATTCACAATAAGAAAAAAGGTGATAACCGATATTATATCGAAAGCCGCCCCATCATGGAAGTGGATGAATACAACCAAAAGCTGCTTGAATCTTTCCAGGTAAGCAATGCCCTGAATCTTCATCCTGACTTTTCAGACTTTATTTTCTTTGAAAGCCGGAAGCCAACCGGAATAGAGCATTTTTATGATCTCTTCTTTGCCATCCGGAACAAAAGAGTGGTAACCTTTGAACATTACAATTACAAAAACAAACTGATGACTTCCAGAAAGGTTCATCCATTGGCATTAAAAGAATCCAAAGACAGATGGTACCTTATCGCAATTGATACTAAAGATAAGGTTTTAAAATCATTTGGATTAGACAGGATTAATTATCTGGATGTAGCTAAAAACCAGTTCAGAGAGAAATACAAATACAATTTCCGAGAACATTTTAAAAATGCTTTTGGTGTGATGAATCTGGCAGAGCAAAAGCCACAGAATATTGTACTGAAATGCAGCCGTCATCAGGGGGAATACATCAGAAGTTTTCCTCTTCATCAATCCCAGAAAGAAACGAAAGAAACCCCGGAAGAGATCTATTTTGAGTTCTTCCTTCACCCTACTTATGATTTTATGCAGGAAATTTTATCTTATGGAAAAGAGGTAACGGTATTAGAACCGAGATGTTTAGTTGATGATATCCGTAACCATCTTCAGGAATCTCTGAACCGCTATCTGGAAAGTTAA